From a single Apium graveolens cultivar Ventura chromosome 2, ASM990537v1, whole genome shotgun sequence genomic region:
- the LOC141695184 gene encoding uncharacterized protein LOC141695184: MTIQTSEDMLRACALGWTGDWDKYLYLVEFIEKLKERLKEARSLQKSYVDQHKKFGGFEQGDHVFLKVSPFKVVKRFGIKGKLSPRGYKYHSLHVVQYTLHKIREDLFYEKEAGAILAREERVLRKNTIPFVKVLWKNQSEREATRELKESICEKYPHLFESGTSI, from the exons ATGACGATCCAGACATCGGAGGATATGTTGAGGGCATGTGCTTTGGGGTGGACAGGTGATTGGGATAAATATTTGTATCTGGTTGAGTTT ATAGAGAAACTTAAAGAACGTTTGAAGGAAGCTCGATCTCTTCAAAAGAGCTATGTTGACCAACACAAGAAGTTTGGTGGATTTGAACAGGGTGACCATGTATTCTTGAAGGTGTCGCCTTTTAAGGTTGTGAAGCGTTTTGGTATAAAGGGGAAGCTTAGTCCGAg GGGCTATAAATATCACTCATTGCACGTAGTTCAGTATACACTACATAAGATTAGAGAGGATCTTTTTTATGAGAAAGAAGCCGGggctatcttagctcgagaggAGCGAGTTTTGAGGAAGAACACCATTCCCTTTGTGAAGGTTTTGTGGAAAAATCAGTCTGAGAGAGAGGCAACTAGGGAGTTAAAAGAATCAATCTGTGAGAAATATCCGCATTTGTTCGAATCAGGTACTAGTATTTAG